Proteins encoded together in one Carya illinoinensis cultivar Pawnee chromosome 3, C.illinoinensisPawnee_v1, whole genome shotgun sequence window:
- the LOC122305052 gene encoding tRNA (guanine(37)-N1)-methyltransferase 2 isoform X1, producing the protein MLDESKFDVHLKLWALRVPREFCKVGTRILNGYLLDKARIKPITEDPTCEKNRYMILSERVQNPDLSDIPEEKLGELKLLCKIEVVPYSLTLGYSYWSTDHVLKQILPSGVEVPSSFETIGHIAHLNIHDELLLYKDVIAKVIYDKNYPRIKTVVNKVGTITNEFRVPKFEVLAGQNDMVTEVKQYRATFKLDYSLVYWNSRLEHEHMRLVSQFRAGETICDMFAGIGPFAIPAAQKGCIVYANDLNPDSIRYLKINAEINKVDDLVCAYNMDARKFIMQLMAVPAGEIKMDPDFLNRKCSEKYEMEASEESKSENGKPTGVEVKYVPDTITSDLECVQGSSRKADTPVSAVKRPSGNCQEENGGADGTDTSEACRRKRSTNKRMRGSEISNAKTWEHVDHLIMNLPASALQFLDVFRGILHRKYWKGPLPWIHCYCFMRANETQEIIVLEAESALKARIQDPVFHRVRDVAPNKAMFCLSFRLPEACFNEDTTDNVIHNAAGE; encoded by the exons ATGTTGGATGAAAGCAAGTTCGATGTGCATCTAAAACTATGGGCACTTCGAGTTCCTCGCGAGTTTTGCAAGGTTGGCACTCGAATTTTAAACGG GTATTTACTTGACAAGGCTCGCATTAAGCCTATCACCGAAGATCCAACATGTGAGAAAAACCGTTACATGATTTTGTCTGAAAGAGTTCAGAATCCTG ATTTATCTGATATTCCAGAAGAAAAACTTGGTGAACTGAAACTTTTATGCAAGATTGAAGTAGTTCCCTATTCACTGACACTTGGATATTCATATTGGAGTACAG ATCATGTATTGAAGCAGATTCTACCTTCTGGAGTGGAGGTTCCTTCATCTTTTGAAACGATAG GTCACATTGCTCATCTGAATATACACGATGAATTACTTCTCTACAAGGATGTTATTGCAAAGGTTATCTATGAT AAAAATTATCCAAGAATCAAAACGGTTGTTAATAAAGTTGGTACAATTACAAATGAGTTCCGTGTCCCAAAGTTTGAAGTTCTTGCGGGGCAAAATGATATGGTTACAGAAGTGAAGCAATATAGGGCAACTTTCAAGCTTGATTACAGCTTGGTCTACTGGAATTCAAGATTGGAACATGAACACATGCGGCTGGTTTCTCAGTTCCGAGCTGGAGAGACCATTTGTGACATGTTTGCTGGCATTGGTCCCTTTGCTATTCCAGCAGCACAGAAAGGATGCATAGTGTATGCAAATGACTTAAATCCAGATAGCATTCGTTATCTGAAGATTAATGCAGAAATCAACAAAGTTGATGATCTTGTTTGTGCatacaacatggatgcaagaaagtTCATTATGCAATTGATGGCGGTGCCAGCTGGTGAGATTAAAATGGATCCTGATTTCCTCAATAGGAAATGTAGTGAGAAATATGAGATGGAGGCCAGTGAGGAATCAAAGTCGGAAAATGGGAAGCCAACTGGTG TTGAGGTGAAGTACGTGCCAGATACTATTACTAGTGATCTGGAGTGTGTGCAAGGTTCAAGCAGGAAAGCAGATACGCCTGTTTCTGCAGTTAAAAGGCCTTCAGGTAATTGTCAAGAAG AGAATGGGGGTGCTGATGGAACTGATACCTCTGAAGCTTGTCGAAGAAAACGAAGCACAAATAAGAGGATGAGAGGCTCTGAGATATCAAATGCTAAGACTTGGGAACATGTTGATCATTTGATAATGAACTTACCTGCTTCTGCTCTTCAATTTCTAG ATGTATTTAGGGGCATACTACATAGGAAATATTGGAAGGGACCTCTTCCTTGGATTCATTGCTATTGCTTCATGCGGGCAAATGAAACCCAAGAAATTATAGTTTTG GAGGCAGAATCTGCCTTGAAGGCCCGTATACAAGACCCAGTATTTCATAGGGTTAGGGATGTGGCTCCAAACAAG GCAATGTTTTGCTTGAGTTTTAGGTTGCCAGAAGCATGCTTCAATGAAGATACCACTGACAATGTAATTCATAATGCTGCTGGAGAGTGA
- the LOC122305052 gene encoding tRNA (guanine(37)-N1)-methyltransferase 2 isoform X4 has protein sequence MILSERVQNPDLSDIPEEKLGELKLLCKIEVVPYSLTLGYSYWSTDHVLKQILPSGVEVPSSFETIGHIAHLNIHDELLLYKDVIAKVIYDKNYPRIKTVVNKVGTITNEFRVPKFEVLAGQNDMVTEVKQYRATFKLDYSLVYWNSRLEHEHMRLVSQFRAGETICDMFAGIGPFAIPAAQKGCIVYANDLNPDSIRYLKINAEINKVDDLVCAYNMDARKFIMQLMAVPAGEIKMDPDFLNRKCSEKYEMEASEESKSENGKPTGVEVKYVPDTITSDLECVQGSSRKADTPVSAVKRPSGNCQEENGGADGTDTSEACRRKRSTNKRMRGSEISNAKTWEHVDHLIMNLPASALQFLDVFRGILHRKYWKGPLPWIHCYCFMRANETQEIIVLEAESALKARIQDPVFHRVRDVAPNKAMFCLSFRLPEACFNEDTTDNVIHNAAGE, from the exons ATGATTTTGTCTGAAAGAGTTCAGAATCCTG ATTTATCTGATATTCCAGAAGAAAAACTTGGTGAACTGAAACTTTTATGCAAGATTGAAGTAGTTCCCTATTCACTGACACTTGGATATTCATATTGGAGTACAG ATCATGTATTGAAGCAGATTCTACCTTCTGGAGTGGAGGTTCCTTCATCTTTTGAAACGATAG GTCACATTGCTCATCTGAATATACACGATGAATTACTTCTCTACAAGGATGTTATTGCAAAGGTTATCTATGAT AAAAATTATCCAAGAATCAAAACGGTTGTTAATAAAGTTGGTACAATTACAAATGAGTTCCGTGTCCCAAAGTTTGAAGTTCTTGCGGGGCAAAATGATATGGTTACAGAAGTGAAGCAATATAGGGCAACTTTCAAGCTTGATTACAGCTTGGTCTACTGGAATTCAAGATTGGAACATGAACACATGCGGCTGGTTTCTCAGTTCCGAGCTGGAGAGACCATTTGTGACATGTTTGCTGGCATTGGTCCCTTTGCTATTCCAGCAGCACAGAAAGGATGCATAGTGTATGCAAATGACTTAAATCCAGATAGCATTCGTTATCTGAAGATTAATGCAGAAATCAACAAAGTTGATGATCTTGTTTGTGCatacaacatggatgcaagaaagtTCATTATGCAATTGATGGCGGTGCCAGCTGGTGAGATTAAAATGGATCCTGATTTCCTCAATAGGAAATGTAGTGAGAAATATGAGATGGAGGCCAGTGAGGAATCAAAGTCGGAAAATGGGAAGCCAACTGGTG TTGAGGTGAAGTACGTGCCAGATACTATTACTAGTGATCTGGAGTGTGTGCAAGGTTCAAGCAGGAAAGCAGATACGCCTGTTTCTGCAGTTAAAAGGCCTTCAGGTAATTGTCAAGAAG AGAATGGGGGTGCTGATGGAACTGATACCTCTGAAGCTTGTCGAAGAAAACGAAGCACAAATAAGAGGATGAGAGGCTCTGAGATATCAAATGCTAAGACTTGGGAACATGTTGATCATTTGATAATGAACTTACCTGCTTCTGCTCTTCAATTTCTAG ATGTATTTAGGGGCATACTACATAGGAAATATTGGAAGGGACCTCTTCCTTGGATTCATTGCTATTGCTTCATGCGGGCAAATGAAACCCAAGAAATTATAGTTTTG GAGGCAGAATCTGCCTTGAAGGCCCGTATACAAGACCCAGTATTTCATAGGGTTAGGGATGTGGCTCCAAACAAG GCAATGTTTTGCTTGAGTTTTAGGTTGCCAGAAGCATGCTTCAATGAAGATACCACTGACAATGTAATTCATAATGCTGCTGGAGAGTGA
- the LOC122305052 gene encoding tRNA (guanine(37)-N1)-methyltransferase 2 isoform X3, with the protein MLDESKFDVHLKLWALRVPREFCKVGTRILNGYLLDKARIKPITEDPTCEKNRYMILSERVQNPDLSDIPEEKLGELKLLCKIEVVPYSLTLGYSYWSTDHVLKQILPSGVEVPSSFETIGHIAHLNIHDELLLYKDVIAKVIYDKNYPRIKTVVNKVGTITNEFRVPKFEVLAGQNDMVTEVKQYRATFKLDYSLVYWNSRLEHEHMRLVSQFRAGETICDMFAGIGPFAIPAAQKGCIVYANDLNPDSIRYLKINAEINKVDDLVCAYNMDARKFIMQLMAVPAGEIKMDPDFLNRKCSEKYEMEASEESKSENGKPTGVEVKYVPDTITSDLECVQGSSRKADTPVSAVKRPSENGGADGTDTSEACRRKRSTNKRMRGSEISNAKTWEHVDHLIMNLPASALQFLDVFRGILHRKYWKGPLPWIHCYCFMRANETQEIIVLEAESALKARIQDPVFHRVRDVAPNKAMFCLSFRLPEACFNEDTTDNVIHNAAGE; encoded by the exons ATGTTGGATGAAAGCAAGTTCGATGTGCATCTAAAACTATGGGCACTTCGAGTTCCTCGCGAGTTTTGCAAGGTTGGCACTCGAATTTTAAACGG GTATTTACTTGACAAGGCTCGCATTAAGCCTATCACCGAAGATCCAACATGTGAGAAAAACCGTTACATGATTTTGTCTGAAAGAGTTCAGAATCCTG ATTTATCTGATATTCCAGAAGAAAAACTTGGTGAACTGAAACTTTTATGCAAGATTGAAGTAGTTCCCTATTCACTGACACTTGGATATTCATATTGGAGTACAG ATCATGTATTGAAGCAGATTCTACCTTCTGGAGTGGAGGTTCCTTCATCTTTTGAAACGATAG GTCACATTGCTCATCTGAATATACACGATGAATTACTTCTCTACAAGGATGTTATTGCAAAGGTTATCTATGAT AAAAATTATCCAAGAATCAAAACGGTTGTTAATAAAGTTGGTACAATTACAAATGAGTTCCGTGTCCCAAAGTTTGAAGTTCTTGCGGGGCAAAATGATATGGTTACAGAAGTGAAGCAATATAGGGCAACTTTCAAGCTTGATTACAGCTTGGTCTACTGGAATTCAAGATTGGAACATGAACACATGCGGCTGGTTTCTCAGTTCCGAGCTGGAGAGACCATTTGTGACATGTTTGCTGGCATTGGTCCCTTTGCTATTCCAGCAGCACAGAAAGGATGCATAGTGTATGCAAATGACTTAAATCCAGATAGCATTCGTTATCTGAAGATTAATGCAGAAATCAACAAAGTTGATGATCTTGTTTGTGCatacaacatggatgcaagaaagtTCATTATGCAATTGATGGCGGTGCCAGCTGGTGAGATTAAAATGGATCCTGATTTCCTCAATAGGAAATGTAGTGAGAAATATGAGATGGAGGCCAGTGAGGAATCAAAGTCGGAAAATGGGAAGCCAACTGGTG TTGAGGTGAAGTACGTGCCAGATACTATTACTAGTGATCTGGAGTGTGTGCAAGGTTCAAGCAGGAAAGCAGATACGCCTGTTTCTGCAGTTAAAAGGCCTTCAG AGAATGGGGGTGCTGATGGAACTGATACCTCTGAAGCTTGTCGAAGAAAACGAAGCACAAATAAGAGGATGAGAGGCTCTGAGATATCAAATGCTAAGACTTGGGAACATGTTGATCATTTGATAATGAACTTACCTGCTTCTGCTCTTCAATTTCTAG ATGTATTTAGGGGCATACTACATAGGAAATATTGGAAGGGACCTCTTCCTTGGATTCATTGCTATTGCTTCATGCGGGCAAATGAAACCCAAGAAATTATAGTTTTG GAGGCAGAATCTGCCTTGAAGGCCCGTATACAAGACCCAGTATTTCATAGGGTTAGGGATGTGGCTCCAAACAAG GCAATGTTTTGCTTGAGTTTTAGGTTGCCAGAAGCATGCTTCAATGAAGATACCACTGACAATGTAATTCATAATGCTGCTGGAGAGTGA
- the LOC122305052 gene encoding tRNA (guanine(37)-N1)-methyltransferase 2 isoform X5 has protein sequence MLDESKFDVHLKLWALRVPREFCKVGTRILNGYLLDKARIKPITEDPTCEKNRYMILSERVQNPDLSDIPEEKLGELKLLCKIEVVPYSLTLGYSYWSTDHVLKQILPSGVEVPSSFETIGHIAHLNIHDELLLYKDVIAKVIYDKNYPRIKTVVNKVGTITNEFRVPKFEVLAGQNDMVTEVKQYRATFKLDYSLVYWNSRLEHEHMRLVSQFRAGETICDMFAGIGPFAIPAAQKGCIVYANDLNPDSIRYLKINAEINKVDDLVCAYNMDARKFIMQLMAVPAGEIKMDPDFLNRKCSEKYEMEASEESKSENGKPTGVEVKYVPDTITSDLECVQGSSRKADTPVSAVKRPSGNCQEENGGADGTDTSEACRRKRSTNKRMRGSEISNAKTWEHVDHLIMNLPASALQFLVRLVTE, from the exons ATGTTGGATGAAAGCAAGTTCGATGTGCATCTAAAACTATGGGCACTTCGAGTTCCTCGCGAGTTTTGCAAGGTTGGCACTCGAATTTTAAACGG GTATTTACTTGACAAGGCTCGCATTAAGCCTATCACCGAAGATCCAACATGTGAGAAAAACCGTTACATGATTTTGTCTGAAAGAGTTCAGAATCCTG ATTTATCTGATATTCCAGAAGAAAAACTTGGTGAACTGAAACTTTTATGCAAGATTGAAGTAGTTCCCTATTCACTGACACTTGGATATTCATATTGGAGTACAG ATCATGTATTGAAGCAGATTCTACCTTCTGGAGTGGAGGTTCCTTCATCTTTTGAAACGATAG GTCACATTGCTCATCTGAATATACACGATGAATTACTTCTCTACAAGGATGTTATTGCAAAGGTTATCTATGAT AAAAATTATCCAAGAATCAAAACGGTTGTTAATAAAGTTGGTACAATTACAAATGAGTTCCGTGTCCCAAAGTTTGAAGTTCTTGCGGGGCAAAATGATATGGTTACAGAAGTGAAGCAATATAGGGCAACTTTCAAGCTTGATTACAGCTTGGTCTACTGGAATTCAAGATTGGAACATGAACACATGCGGCTGGTTTCTCAGTTCCGAGCTGGAGAGACCATTTGTGACATGTTTGCTGGCATTGGTCCCTTTGCTATTCCAGCAGCACAGAAAGGATGCATAGTGTATGCAAATGACTTAAATCCAGATAGCATTCGTTATCTGAAGATTAATGCAGAAATCAACAAAGTTGATGATCTTGTTTGTGCatacaacatggatgcaagaaagtTCATTATGCAATTGATGGCGGTGCCAGCTGGTGAGATTAAAATGGATCCTGATTTCCTCAATAGGAAATGTAGTGAGAAATATGAGATGGAGGCCAGTGAGGAATCAAAGTCGGAAAATGGGAAGCCAACTGGTG TTGAGGTGAAGTACGTGCCAGATACTATTACTAGTGATCTGGAGTGTGTGCAAGGTTCAAGCAGGAAAGCAGATACGCCTGTTTCTGCAGTTAAAAGGCCTTCAGGTAATTGTCAAGAAG AGAATGGGGGTGCTGATGGAACTGATACCTCTGAAGCTTGTCGAAGAAAACGAAGCACAAATAAGAGGATGAGAGGCTCTGAGATATCAAATGCTAAGACTTGGGAACATGTTGATCATTTGATAATGAACTTACCTGCTTCTGCTCTTCAATTTCTAG TAAGATTAGTGACAGAATAA
- the LOC122305052 gene encoding tRNA (guanine(37)-N1)-methyltransferase 2 isoform X2 has product MLDESKFDVHLKLWALRVPREFCKVGTRILNGYLLDKARIKPITEDPTCEKNRYMILSERVQNPDLSDIPEEKLGELKLLCKIEVVPYSLTLGYSYWSTDHVLKQILPSGVEVPSSFETIGHIAHLNIHDELLLYKDVIAKKNYPRIKTVVNKVGTITNEFRVPKFEVLAGQNDMVTEVKQYRATFKLDYSLVYWNSRLEHEHMRLVSQFRAGETICDMFAGIGPFAIPAAQKGCIVYANDLNPDSIRYLKINAEINKVDDLVCAYNMDARKFIMQLMAVPAGEIKMDPDFLNRKCSEKYEMEASEESKSENGKPTGVEVKYVPDTITSDLECVQGSSRKADTPVSAVKRPSGNCQEENGGADGTDTSEACRRKRSTNKRMRGSEISNAKTWEHVDHLIMNLPASALQFLDVFRGILHRKYWKGPLPWIHCYCFMRANETQEIIVLEAESALKARIQDPVFHRVRDVAPNKAMFCLSFRLPEACFNEDTTDNVIHNAAGE; this is encoded by the exons ATGTTGGATGAAAGCAAGTTCGATGTGCATCTAAAACTATGGGCACTTCGAGTTCCTCGCGAGTTTTGCAAGGTTGGCACTCGAATTTTAAACGG GTATTTACTTGACAAGGCTCGCATTAAGCCTATCACCGAAGATCCAACATGTGAGAAAAACCGTTACATGATTTTGTCTGAAAGAGTTCAGAATCCTG ATTTATCTGATATTCCAGAAGAAAAACTTGGTGAACTGAAACTTTTATGCAAGATTGAAGTAGTTCCCTATTCACTGACACTTGGATATTCATATTGGAGTACAG ATCATGTATTGAAGCAGATTCTACCTTCTGGAGTGGAGGTTCCTTCATCTTTTGAAACGATAG GTCACATTGCTCATCTGAATATACACGATGAATTACTTCTCTACAAGGATGTTATTGCAAAG AAAAATTATCCAAGAATCAAAACGGTTGTTAATAAAGTTGGTACAATTACAAATGAGTTCCGTGTCCCAAAGTTTGAAGTTCTTGCGGGGCAAAATGATATGGTTACAGAAGTGAAGCAATATAGGGCAACTTTCAAGCTTGATTACAGCTTGGTCTACTGGAATTCAAGATTGGAACATGAACACATGCGGCTGGTTTCTCAGTTCCGAGCTGGAGAGACCATTTGTGACATGTTTGCTGGCATTGGTCCCTTTGCTATTCCAGCAGCACAGAAAGGATGCATAGTGTATGCAAATGACTTAAATCCAGATAGCATTCGTTATCTGAAGATTAATGCAGAAATCAACAAAGTTGATGATCTTGTTTGTGCatacaacatggatgcaagaaagtTCATTATGCAATTGATGGCGGTGCCAGCTGGTGAGATTAAAATGGATCCTGATTTCCTCAATAGGAAATGTAGTGAGAAATATGAGATGGAGGCCAGTGAGGAATCAAAGTCGGAAAATGGGAAGCCAACTGGTG TTGAGGTGAAGTACGTGCCAGATACTATTACTAGTGATCTGGAGTGTGTGCAAGGTTCAAGCAGGAAAGCAGATACGCCTGTTTCTGCAGTTAAAAGGCCTTCAGGTAATTGTCAAGAAG AGAATGGGGGTGCTGATGGAACTGATACCTCTGAAGCTTGTCGAAGAAAACGAAGCACAAATAAGAGGATGAGAGGCTCTGAGATATCAAATGCTAAGACTTGGGAACATGTTGATCATTTGATAATGAACTTACCTGCTTCTGCTCTTCAATTTCTAG ATGTATTTAGGGGCATACTACATAGGAAATATTGGAAGGGACCTCTTCCTTGGATTCATTGCTATTGCTTCATGCGGGCAAATGAAACCCAAGAAATTATAGTTTTG GAGGCAGAATCTGCCTTGAAGGCCCGTATACAAGACCCAGTATTTCATAGGGTTAGGGATGTGGCTCCAAACAAG GCAATGTTTTGCTTGAGTTTTAGGTTGCCAGAAGCATGCTTCAATGAAGATACCACTGACAATGTAATTCATAATGCTGCTGGAGAGTGA